The window aatcgagttacaaaacacTACTATAGGTCATTAAAACGTTATTATAGGCTTCTTAAAACACTACTATAGggctctaaatttttttttttttttaacttgattttgagaaagtcgaatttcaaaagagggacatttccataattagtttgggaaaaggggtagaatgctatttattttgccCGAAAAAGGCAGAGGCCAATTTTGTCCCGACCAAGAATTATGGTTGGAACCCTCTTGCTAATGTATCTCTTACCAGTTTTTCTCAACAAGAATAAGTTCGTAGTTTTAAAAAACTAGCAAAAGGGGAAGGATTGCTCCTAAGACACACAAGAttggttcaattttttataCTAAGCATGTATCATCGAGGATAATGCTATTACTAGTAATGTCGATACTCAATCAAATTCTCTACACCTTATTTGGTTCTTTCAGCTCTTTGGGTTCATTACTTGATAGGACAATCTTATCATAAGAAATGTActagttttttatattaaaaccaTACAAATAGACATATTAGAGGATTCATTCAACAATTTGGAAATGATTTTGATCTCATAGTGCGTAGTAAGGATCCCTACCTTATCTACAGGACTACAACGCTAATAGAAAATAATTCTTCAACTGACAATGATGCAAATTCTAAGAGGGCTCGAAGTCAGTACACCAAAGGACTATGTTAATTCATACCTATGATAAAGGGAGCAAAACATTTTTATACACAATATTTCTTGTGTGAACACCTTCCTCCTCAAGTATTCTTCCTTTTTGCACCAATAGTTTTGTGGTGGATTGGGAGACTCCTCTTGACAACGCCACATATAATTGGCCATGACTAAAAACATGATCAGGAAGATAAATTCCAACAGTTGGAATTGTCTAACCTTGCACTTTGTTTATTGTAATTGCAAAGCTCAAATGTACAGGAAATTGTCGTCTGATCATTACAAATGGCAGGTGTACATTTTCTATTGTCTTCAAAGGGATTCTTGGCAAGAAAACGCGTGTACCCACATATTGTCCAGTCAAAATTTCAACTTCAATTATGTTGTTCAAACATCCACGGCATATCAATCTTGTACCATTACATAATCCGGCTTTTGGATTTATATTGCGCAACAACATAATTGGAGCACcctttttcaaatttaatatatGTGGTGGTAAAACCCCTGGAGATACAGCATTTAGGAATTCTTGTTGATATAGATCTTGCATATCTCCTTCAACCTCATCAAAAGAATGTAACGTAAACTCATCTCCTAGGAACTGAGAAATTATCTTTGCATTAAGTTGTTCAACATCATCATTTATAGGTGTTAACAAAGCCCTATCAACCATATATTTTGCATCATTGGCATGTTCTTTCAAACTTGGAAATACTTGATCAATCAAGTTGTATATAGAATGCTGACCCTCCCACTGCATTGCCATTGATAGGGCTAGTTTAATCAAATCATCCATTATAAATGGTTCATTCCCATCACCGATGCATTGTATATACTTAGCAAACTCTTCATCGTTGACAGACCTCATATTCTGCTTCAAATGTAACACTTTGACATCTTTCCATAATGGGGACTTGACTATCATGCATCAATCATTTCTACCTTTGTACCCTTTGGAACAACCAAAAGTACTTGATTGAAATCTCCCCCCAAAATTAGCACCTTCCCACCAAAAGGTAAATTTACTTCCATAATATCTTTAAATGTTCCATCTAAAGATTTAAGGGCATGTCCATTTACCAATGGGGTTTCATCTCAAATAATTATGGTGGCACGTCTAATAAGTTCAACTAAGtctgattgtttacttattgaGCAAGTAGATGAAACATCAGGATTTAAAAGAGTCTTAAACTTGGAATGAGTTGTTCTTCCACCAGGAAGTAATGTTGCTACTATGCTAGATGTAGATGTGGCAATTACAATATGACCGGCTTTTTTCAAGGTTGCCAATATTGTGCGATACAAAAATGTTTTCCCAGTTCCCCCTGACCCATCGACAAAGAATATCATGCTTTCCTTACAATCAATAATAGTCATGATTGTCTCATATGCAACTCTTTGGTCGTTATTCAACTTCTCAATTAAAGTAAGTTCTTCATCTACATTAGGAACAATTAGCTCATCTTGTATGACTCTTAGTACAGCTAAATCATTGTCACATTCTCTAGTTGAAATCAACAAATCATACTCTGTGATGTGCTTTCCATGTTGCAAGAGCAACGCCTCTAAATCATTGAGAAGTTTATTTGTACAACGTGTCTCTGTTGTAATAGATGTTGATGGGTAATCTTCTACCATATATGGGTAGAACTCATTCCACAATTCTCTTACTCTAGTTGGTAGACAAAATACCAATATTGTTGCAAACAATCTTCTTAAAGCTGACGGCATTCAAATGTCTCTTGCTTCAAGCAGACACTATCATATAATGTTATCATTCTCTAGTAAACCTCTTTGTTCAGCTGCTTGCTTAAAAATTGGATAGGTTATCCTATTGACAGTCAATAAATTGTCAAATCCTATTGGCCCCTTGACATGATTAAGAAGAACACAGGTTGAACTTCCCTCTATCAAATGGTAAAACAGTATATACCCTGCCCACTACTTTTTGATGAGATCTTCTTCATGTCAATGTTTTGCTTTTATAATCCCAATAATAATGCTTAGGAAAATCTTTATATAGATAATTCCATGCATCATGATCAATcatattcatataaaaaaattcagttagCATTGTCTTTTTACTTCGCTCCAAAATATTAGCAATAGGTTCATGTAGTCTAAAGCGTACCTATTATCTATCTGGAAGATGAATTTGCAAACGAAAAATGGTAGGGTACATTCGATACATAGGAAAAGCAAATATCTTCCAACATGCTTCTAAAGCACATACCCATCTTGCATCAATGTACTATTGGACCTCATTATAATTTGGGCCTGGTCTAACTTCCATAGAGACACAATCTAGGcctttatacacatatttataTAAGTACTTTAGACTCTTGATACTGCAACATATTTCAACATTAATATGGCAATTATATTTCAACAATAACCAAGGATTATATGGAACAACCCAAGTGTTATCTATCATAATCCTACAATGATCATTCATTGACATAGGATTATTagtataatattgtttgtaaaCAGGATATGACTCATTGCCTTGGTAGGTTTCTGGCGAGAAAGTTTTTGGGTATCCTTTTTTACATCACCCATTTTTCATGCACGGTGATCTTGGATTTTGTATTCCGCAAGGACCATGTATCATATGCTTTAGTTCAGCTTTATGTAACTGAGGTTGTTCCTCCTTACACGGTATTTCTTCTTTAACAACCCAATCATAATCCTTTAGATTATACAATTTATCATCTTCATTGAAAATTATAAGCATGTGTGCATGTTGTAAACCCCTTTTTTGGAACTCAAAGACCTGCACATATACAATTACTCTTTCGAGAACCCCCTTAACCATGATATCATCTTTCAATTCTTCAAATTTCGAATTGAAAACTCTTGCAAGCAAGTCAGGACGATCTTGTGCAGTTTGTGCAGGTAAAAGCTCATTTTGGATTTCTTCCCATCCTGAATTGCACGTCATTAAGATGAATAAATCTAGCTTCCCAAACTTTTGAACCAATGACATTGCATCCTGAAATTGTTGGATCATATCGCATGGTCTTCTCACGAATGATGATGGTAGAATGGTTCTATGTCCAACATTTCCTAAATATAAGATGACAAAGTTGAGCCATTAATAAATATTGATACAAATTCGCCATTAATAAAGTAATGTAAATTTCAAGTGTGAAGTTTACATTACCAGTATCACTCTCTCCTTCATGGAAAGCATCTTGTAGGCCTTGGTACAGATCTGCTCTAATAGAATCTTGATTATGCTCAAAccacataaacttgtgtgtttcaatttttacatAATTATCAACAACATACTATTGTGAAAGGCATCCTCCATACTAGATCATTGATAGATCATTGTGGCGAATCTTCGacaatagtaaaaataaatttaggttCAATTATTTCGTAGTGTAAGCAGCGTTTTGAAGTAATagattgaaaacaataaaactaTTAGATGAAGGACGTATGCATAATAATCGCAACATGACACTTTATTTCTATCAGCGTCGCATGTGTTGATATCTCATCCATATGTTCCAAATGGAAAAAGTATTGGGTATTGCAATGGACCATAAAATCATGTTGTATCTTGAACATTGATCAAATTAccaccaaacaaaaattttgccTATTATTTAGATATTATCTAGAAGTAATTTTTTccatgattttataattttatctttaaagaaaagaggaaaaaataaaaactcacgttttatagatttttacctaggtattttttatatattaaaattttgggcttgggttcaaaaaaataatacatgcaCCAAAAAATCTTTGGTAAGGATATTTTTCCATCCTTGCAACACATCGAGAATGTCTCTCGATGGAACAAACGGGCATTACAAAAGCGACAGGTCTTTGGTTGTGATAGTTGGTACCTCTACCCTCTTTAAAATATTTGGCACAATTGTATCTGTCTTGCATACAATTTGTTACATGTGCAGTACCATCAAATGTGTTGTCAATACCTAATTTTAACTTTGAGGAAAAAATTAGAGATAAAGAGTGTAATgatagttgtaaaaaaaatattaaaaattgtatCAAATATTATGTTGTGAAATAAGCAAAATAGTAATAATGTTTTGAATATGCAGcgtgtaaaaaaataataaaattgataataataaacatGTAAATTGAAATAACAATAGTGAAATTGAGTAACAAACCTTGTTCTCTATAGCCATCCTCATGATTTTGatcatttatattttcaacTTCTTCAGTTCTTTCTACATCGACAATGTAATTATAAAAAACGCtaatcttttaataaaaaaaatataatggtgcaaagtttataaatatttgacATAAAACTTACCATCATTAACATCATAATTTATATGTCTTGGTCCAGCCTCAAAAACATTTGGCATTATAGTTGGATATATTGGAGGTAAACCTAAAGTTATTATAAACATTAAGTTAGTATTGTTCTTGATATTGACATAAAACTAACATGCCAAAAATCATGCCAATATCAAGAACAATACTaacttaatatttataataactTTAGGTTTACCTCCGATATATCAAACTATAATGCCAAATGATTTTGAGGCTGGACCAAGTCATATAAACATCATAATTTATATGTCTTGGTCCAGCCTCAAAAACATTTGGCATTATAGTTGGATATATCGGAGGTAAACCTAAAGTTATTATAAACATTAAGTTAGTATTGTTCTTGATATTGACATAAAACTAACATGCCAAAAATCATGCCAATATCAAGAACAATACTaacttaatatttataataactTTAGGTTTACCTCCGATATATCAAACTATAATGCCAAATGATTTTGAGGCTGGACCAAGTCATATAAATTCTAATATTAATGATGGTAAGTTTTATgtcaaatatttataaactttGCAccattataatttcttttttattataaaaaattagcattttttttttataattacatTGCGGATGTATAAAGAACTGAAGAAgttgaaaatataaatgatCAAAATCATGGGGATGGCTACAGAGAACAAGGTTTGTCATTCAATGtcacaatttttatttcaatttacatgttttttattatcaattttattatttgtttacaTGCTGCATATTCGAaacattattaatattttgcttATTTCACAACATAATATTTGatacaatttttaatattttcttttacaactATCATTACACTCTTTATCTctaattttttcctcaaaatcaaaattaggtGTTGACAACACATTTGATGGTACTGCACATGTAACAAATTGTATGTAAGGCAGATACAATTGTGTCAAAGATTTTAAAGAAGGTAGAGCAACCATTAAGTACCAACTACCACAACCAAAGATATGTCGCTTTTGTAATGCCCAAGAGACATCCTTAAAGTGTTGCAAGGATGGAAAAATATCCttaccaaaaaatttttggtgcatatattatttttttgaacctaagcccaaaagtttaataaataaaaagtacctgggtaaaaatttataaaacgtgggttttcattttttttctcttttttgtaaagataaaattataaaatcatggaaaaaaaattacttctaAATAATATCTAAATAATAGGCGAAATTTTGGTTTGGtgttaatttgatcaatgttTAAGATATTGCAGGATTTTATGATCCCTTGTAGTACCCAATATTTTTTCCATTTGAAACATATGGATGAGATATCAACACATGCAACGCTAATAGAAATAAAGCGTGATGTCTCGATTATTATGCATACATCCTTCAAGTAAtagttttattgttttcaatctATTACTTCAAAATGCCGCTTACACTATGAAATAATTAAACCTAAATCTATTTTTACTATTGTCGAAGATTTGCCACAATGATCTGGTATGGAGGATGCCTTTCACAACAATATGTTGTTGATAATTatgtaaaaattgaaacacACAAGCTTAGGTGGTTTGAGCATAATCAAGATTCTATTAAGGATGATCTGTACGAAGGCCTACAAGATACTTTCCATGAAGGAGAGAGTGATACAAGTAATGTAAACTTCACACTTGAAATTTACATTACTTTATAAATGGCGAATTTATATCAATATTTATTAATGGCCCAACTTTGTCATCTTATATTTAGGAAATGTTGGACATAGAACCATTCTACCATCATTATTCGTGGGAAGCCCATGCGATATGATCCAATGATTTCAAGATGCAATGTCATTGGTTCAAAAGTTTGGAAAGCCAGATTTATTCATCACAATGATGTGCAATCCAGGATGAGAAGAAATCCAAAATGAGCTTTTACCTACACATACCGCACAAGATCGTCCAGACTTGCTTGCAAGagttttcaaattgaaatttgaagaaTTGAAAGATGATATCATGGTTTAGGGGGTTCTTGGAAGAGTTATTGTATATGTGCAAGTCTTCGAGTTCCAAAAAAGGTTTTTACCACATGCACACATACTTATAATTCTCAATGAAGATGATAAATTACATAATCCAGAGGGTTACAATCAGGATGTTAAAGTAGAAATGCCGTGTAAGGAGGAACAACGTCAGTTACATAAAGCTGTACTAAAGCATATGATATATGATCCTTGTGGAATACAAAATCTAAGATCATTGTGAATGAAAAATGGACAATGTAAAAAAGGATACCCAAAGCCTTTCTCGCCAAAAACCTACCAAGGCAATGACTTATGTCCTGTTTACAAACGATATGATGCAAATAATATTGTGCCATTTAATGATCAGTGCAGGATAGATAACACTTGGATTGTTCCATATAATCCTTGGTTACTGCTGAAATATAATTGCCATATTAATGTTGGAATATGTTGCAGTATCAAGAGTGTAAAGTACTTAtataaatatgtgtataaaggCCCAAATCGTGTCTCTATGGAAGTTAGATCAAGCTCAAATTATGATAAGGTCCAACAGTACATTGATGCAAGATGGGTATGTGTTCCAGAGGCACGTTGGAAGATATTTGCTTTTCCTATGTATCAAATGTACCCTACCATTTTTCATTTGCAAATTCATCTTCCAAATAGACAACAGGTACGCTTTAGACCACATGAACCTATTGCTAATGTTTTGGAGCGAAGTAAAAAGACAATGctaactgaatttttttatatgaatatgATTGATCAGGATGCATGAAATTATCTATATAGAGAGTTTCCTAAGCATTATTGTTGggattataaaaacaaaacatagaCACGAAGAAGATCTCATAAAAAAGTAATGCGCAGGGTATATACTGTTTCACCATTTGATGGAGAGAAGTTCAATCTATGTGTTCTTCTTAATCATGTTAAGAAGCCAACAAGATTTGACTATTTATTGACTGTTAATGGGATAACCTATCCAACTTTTAAGCAAGCAACTAAACAAAGGGTTTACTAGAGAATGATAACAGCATATAACAGTGTCTGCTTGAGGCAAAAGACATTCGAATGCCATCAGCTTTAAGAAGATTGTTTGCAACAATATTGGTATTTTTTCTACCAACTTGAGTAAGAAAATTGTGGAATGAGTTCTACCCATATATGATAGAAGATTACCCATCAACATCTGTTACAACAGAGACACGCCGTACAAATAAACTTCTCAATGATTTAGAGGCGTTGCTCTTGCAACATGGAAAGCACATCATAGAGTATGATTTGCCGATTTCAACTGGAGAATATGACAATGATTTAGCTGTACCAAGACTCATACAAGATGAGCTAACTATTCCTAATGTAGATGAAGAACTCACTTTAATTGAGAAATTGAATAACTACCAGAGAGTTGCATATGAGACAATCATGACTGTTATTTATCGTAAGAAAAGCATGACATTCTTTGTCGATGGGCCAGGGGGAattgggaaaatatttttgtattgcACAATATTGGCAACCTTGAGAAAAGCCGGTCACATTGCAATTGTCACATCTACATCTGGTATAGCAGCAACATTACTCCCTGGTGGAAGAACAGCGCATTCCAGGTTTAAGATTCCTTTAACTCTAGATGCTTCATCTACTTGCtcaataagtaaacaatcagaCTTAGCTGAACTTATTAGATGTGCCACCATAATTATTTGGGATGAAGCCCCAATGGTAAATGGACGTGCACTTGAATCTTtagataaaatatttaaagataTTATGGAAGTAAATTTACCTTTTGGTGGGAAGGTGCTAATTTTGGGGTGAGATTTTCGTCAAGTACTTCCAGTTGTTCCAAAGGGTACAAAGGCAGAAATGATTGATGCATGCACAGTCAAGTCCCCATTATGGAAAGACGTCAAAGTGTTATATTTGAAGCAGAATATGAGGTTTGTCAACGATGAAGAGTTTGCTAAGTATATACAATGCATTGGTGATGGGAATGAACCATTTATAGTGGATGATTTGATTAAACTAC of the Quercus robur chromosome 10, dhQueRobu3.1, whole genome shotgun sequence genome contains:
- the LOC126704037 gene encoding uncharacterized protein LOC126704037, translating into MVEDYPSTSITTETRCTNKLLNDLEALLLQHGKHITEYDLLISTRECDNDLAVLRVIQDELIVPNVDEELTLIEKLNNDQRVAYETIMTIIDCKESMIFFVDGSGGTGKTFLYRTILATLKKAGHIVIATSTSSIVATLLPGGRTTHSKFKTLLNPDVSSTCSISKQSDLVELIRRATIII
- the LOC126704038 gene encoding uncharacterized protein LOC126704038, which gives rise to MIEDYPSTSVTTETRRTNKLLNDLEALLLQHGKHIIEYDLPISTGEYDNDLAVPRLIQDELTIPNVDEELTLIEKLNNYQRVAYETIMTVIYRKKSMTFFVDGPGGIGKIFLYCTILATLRKAGHIAIVTSTSGIAATLLPGGRTAHSRFKIPLTLDASSTCSISKQSDLAELIRCATIIIWDEAPMVNGRALESLDKIFKDIMEVNLPFGGKVLILG